One window from the genome of Pseudomonas fluorescens encodes:
- a CDS encoding sensor histidine kinase: MTQAAQMSPVPEPGHMPSAEQAGRLGLEQAFSLFSQMSSQLNDSYSLLEARVTELKGELAVVSAQRMQELAEKERLANRLQNLLDLLPGGVIVIDAHGRVREANPAACELLGLPLEGELWRHVIARCFAPRDDDGHEVSLKDGRRLSISTRSLDAEPGQLVLLNDLTETRHLQDQLARHERLSSLGRMVASLAHQIRTPLSAALLYASHLTEQQLPMETQQRFAGRLKERLHELEHQVRDMLVFARGELPLTDRVTPKALLQSLQAAALTHVQELPIRWQCDSHVGEVLCNRDTLVGAVLNLIENAIQASGGDVRLKVHLYTRDNTLRLSVSDNGSGIEPAVLARLGEPFFTTKTTGTGLGLTVVKAVARAHQGELQLRSRLGRGTCATVCLPLFSNAPGVE, from the coding sequence ATGACCCAAGCCGCCCAGATGTCTCCTGTCCCCGAACCGGGACACATGCCGTCCGCCGAACAGGCAGGCCGGCTTGGACTTGAGCAGGCATTTTCGCTGTTCAGCCAGATGTCCAGCCAACTCAATGATTCCTACAGCCTGCTCGAAGCCCGGGTCACCGAGCTCAAGGGCGAGTTGGCCGTGGTCAGCGCCCAGCGCATGCAGGAGCTGGCGGAAAAGGAACGCCTGGCCAATCGCCTGCAAAATCTCCTCGACCTGTTGCCCGGTGGCGTGATCGTCATCGACGCCCACGGCCGTGTGCGCGAAGCCAACCCGGCGGCCTGCGAGTTGCTCGGCCTGCCCTTGGAAGGCGAGCTGTGGCGGCACGTCATCGCCCGCTGCTTTGCGCCCCGGGACGACGACGGCCATGAAGTGTCCCTCAAGGACGGCCGGCGCCTGTCCATCTCGACGCGCTCGCTGGACGCCGAGCCTGGGCAGTTGGTGCTGCTCAATGACTTGACTGAAACCCGTCACCTGCAAGACCAGTTGGCTCGCCACGAGCGCCTGTCTTCCCTGGGGCGGATGGTGGCCTCGCTGGCCCACCAGATTCGTACGCCGCTTTCCGCCGCGCTGCTTTATGCCAGTCACCTGACCGAGCAGCAATTGCCGATGGAAACCCAGCAACGCTTCGCCGGGCGCTTGAAAGAGCGCCTGCACGAACTGGAGCACCAGGTGCGCGACATGCTGGTGTTCGCTCGCGGCGAGCTGCCGTTGACCGACCGTGTCACCCCCAAGGCCTTGTTGCAATCGCTGCAGGCCGCGGCGTTGACTCATGTGCAGGAGTTGCCGATCCGCTGGCAGTGCGACAGCCATGTCGGTGAAGTGCTGTGCAACCGCGACACACTGGTGGGCGCGGTGTTGAATCTCATCGAAAACGCGATCCAGGCCAGCGGCGGCGACGTTCGGCTGAAAGTGCACTTGTACACACGCGACAACACCTTGCGCCTGTCTGTCAGTGACAACGGCAGCGGTATCGAGCCGGCCGTGCTGGCGCGCCTGGGCGAACCATTCTTTACCACCAAGACCACTGGCACGGGCCTGGGTCTGACCGTGGTCAAGGCCGTGGCCCGCGCTCATCAGGGAGAATTGCAATTGCGCTCGCGGTTGGGCCGTGGCACTTGTGCGACGGTGTGCTTGCCGCTGTTTTCCAATGCGCCAGGGGTGGAGTGA
- a CDS encoding sigma-54 dependent transcriptional regulator, which produces MWRETKILLIDDDSVRRRDLAVILNFLGEENLPCGSHDWQQAVGSLSSSREVICVLIGTVNAPATLLGLLKTLSTWDEFLPVLLMGENSSLDLPEDQRRRVLSTLEMPPSYSKLLDSLHRAQVYREMYDQARERGRHREPNLFRSLVGTSRAIQHVRQMMQQVADTDASVLILGESGTGKEVVARNLHYHSKRREAPFVPVNCGAIPAELLESELFGHEKGAFTGAITSRAGRFELANGGTLFLDEIGDMPLPMQVKLLRVLQERTFERVGSNKTQSVDVRIIAATHKNLESMIEVGSFREDLYYRLNVFPIEMAPLRERVEDIPLLMNELISRMEHEKRGSIRFNSAAIMSLCRHGWPGNVRELANLVERMAIMHPYGVIGVNELPKKFRYVDDEDEQMVDSLRSDLEERVAINGHTPDFTANALLPPEGLDLKDYLGGLEQGLIQQALDDANGIVARAAERLRIRRTTLVEKMRKYGMSRREGDEQADD; this is translated from the coding sequence ATGTGGCGTGAAACCAAAATTCTCCTGATCGATGACGATAGCGTCCGCCGCCGCGACCTGGCGGTGATCCTGAATTTTCTTGGCGAAGAAAATTTACCCTGCGGAAGCCATGATTGGCAGCAGGCTGTCGGCTCATTGTCGTCCAGTCGTGAAGTCATCTGTGTCCTTATCGGGACCGTAAATGCTCCCGCAACGCTTTTGGGCTTGCTAAAGACACTCTCAACCTGGGATGAGTTCCTTCCGGTTTTGTTAATGGGCGAAAATTCTTCCCTTGACTTGCCTGAAGACCAGCGTCGCCGGGTACTTTCCACGCTCGAAATGCCGCCCAGCTACAGCAAGCTGCTCGATTCGCTGCACCGCGCGCAGGTTTATCGCGAGATGTACGATCAGGCTCGCGAACGCGGCAGGCATCGCGAACCCAACCTGTTCCGCAGCCTCGTCGGCACCAGCCGGGCGATCCAGCACGTGCGTCAGATGATGCAGCAGGTCGCCGATACCGACGCCAGCGTGCTGATCCTGGGCGAGTCGGGCACCGGCAAGGAAGTGGTCGCGCGCAACCTGCATTACCACTCCAAGCGCCGCGAAGCGCCATTCGTGCCAGTCAACTGTGGCGCGATCCCGGCCGAGTTGCTGGAAAGCGAACTGTTCGGCCATGAGAAAGGCGCCTTCACCGGCGCGATCACCAGCCGCGCCGGGCGTTTCGAACTGGCCAACGGCGGTACGCTGTTTCTCGATGAGATCGGCGACATGCCGTTGCCGATGCAGGTCAAGCTGTTGCGGGTCCTGCAGGAGCGCACCTTCGAGCGTGTGGGCAGCAACAAGACCCAGAGCGTCGATGTGCGCATCATTGCCGCTACGCACAAGAACCTCGAGAGCATGATCGAGGTCGGCAGTTTCCGCGAAGACCTCTATTACCGCCTCAATGTTTTCCCGATCGAAATGGCGCCACTGCGTGAGCGTGTCGAAGACATCCCGTTGCTGATGAACGAACTGATCTCGCGCATGGAGCACGAAAAGCGCGGTTCGATCCGCTTCAATTCGGCGGCGATCATGTCCCTGTGTCGCCATGGTTGGCCGGGCAACGTCCGCGAGCTGGCCAACCTGGTGGAGCGCATGGCGATCATGCACCCGTACGGGGTGATCGGCGTGAACGAGTTGCCGAAGAAGTTCCGCTACGTCGACGACGAAGACGAACAGATGGTCGACAGCCTGCGCAGCGACCTGGAAGAGCGGGTGGCGATCAACGGGCATACGCCGGACTTCACCGCCAATGCCTTGCTGCCACCCGAAGGCCTGGACCTCAAGGATTACCTGGGAGGCCTGGAGCAAGGGCTGATCCAGCAGGCGCTGGACGATGCTAACGGAATCGTGGCCCGCGCGGCAGAACGCCTGCGCATCCGTCGTACCACCCTGGTGGAGAAGATGCGCAAGTACGGCATGAGCCGTCGCGAAGGAGATGAACAGGCGGATGATTGA
- the fliS gene encoding flagellar export chaperone FliS, whose translation MNPMLALRQYQKIGAQAQTSEASPHRLVQMLMEGGLDRIAQAKGAMERKDIANRGILISKAIGIVGGLREGLDLENQAESVAELDALYAYMMKRLAEANVKADPKILDEVADLLRTVKEGWDAIAAPGPQF comes from the coding sequence ATGAATCCGATGTTAGCCCTTCGCCAATACCAGAAGATTGGCGCCCAGGCGCAAACCTCCGAAGCAAGTCCCCATCGTCTTGTACAGATGCTCATGGAAGGGGGGCTGGATCGTATCGCCCAGGCCAAGGGTGCGATGGAGCGCAAGGATATTGCAAACAGAGGCATCCTGATCAGCAAGGCCATCGGCATCGTCGGTGGTTTGCGTGAAGGCCTGGACCTGGAAAACCAGGCCGAGTCGGTCGCTGAATTGGATGCTCTTTACGCTTACATGATGAAACGTCTGGCCGAAGCCAACGTCAAGGCCGATCCGAAGATCCTCGACGAAGTCGCCGATCTGCTTCGCACGGTCAAGGAAGGCTGGGACGCCATTGCCGCACCTGGTCCGCAATTCTAA
- the fliD gene encoding flagellar filament capping protein FliD, whose translation MASPILPGLGLGSGLDTTAIVKALVDSDKAAKQGQITRATTTTTNSISGVGTLKSLLAAFNTAMKDLSSTTTPQFSGFAATSSTPTVLTATASNSAVGGTYAIKVDNIATASKVTSAAFAGGTSSAIPSGTLTIKQNGIDYNLDVASGATLQSVRDAINADTSLKAAGFSANIITDSFGSRLVLGSSTTGAGSDISVSGIAGLEIDGTNVVGAGGAALTATSAGAIGALAQDAKFSVDGMALTSKSNTVSTAISGLTLNLLSGGPTASSTVTVAPNNDGLKASIQKFVDAYNAIANSITALTKPSLDSDGKLTVSAKLTGDALPRALLASIRTPLSETGAGDKLTSLAQLGITTDQKTGALNFDTTKFNTAMNDKKLSGEVQTLFTGTNGLLERMGKAIEPYSQTGGILDQRTTALTRTQTRLKNDQEALDRRVETLTATLTKKYNDMDTLVGKLKATASNITSMFEALTAQQKNS comes from the coding sequence ATGGCAAGTCCAATTCTACCTGGCTTGGGTCTAGGCTCTGGCCTCGATACCACTGCGATCGTCAAGGCGCTGGTCGATTCCGACAAGGCCGCCAAGCAAGGTCAGATCACCCGAGCGACCACGACGACGACCAACAGTATCTCCGGGGTGGGAACCCTGAAGTCGTTGTTGGCGGCGTTCAACACCGCCATGAAGGACTTGTCCAGCACCACGACCCCGCAATTCTCGGGTTTTGCTGCAACATCCTCGACCCCCACTGTTCTGACGGCAACCGCCAGTAACTCAGCGGTGGGCGGTACCTATGCAATCAAGGTCGATAACATCGCAACGGCTTCCAAGGTCACCTCGGCGGCCTTCGCCGGTGGCACTAGCAGTGCCATCCCGAGCGGTACGTTGACCATCAAGCAGAACGGTATCGACTACAACCTCGACGTAGCGTCCGGAGCGACCCTGCAATCGGTTCGTGACGCAATCAACGCCGACACTTCGCTCAAGGCGGCGGGTTTCAGTGCCAACATCATCACTGACTCTTTCGGTTCGCGCCTGGTGCTGGGTTCAAGCACGACCGGCGCCGGTTCCGACATCTCGGTGAGTGGTATTGCGGGGCTGGAGATCGATGGGACGAACGTTGTGGGGGCCGGGGGTGCTGCGCTGACAGCCACTTCGGCGGGCGCCATCGGTGCCCTGGCCCAGGATGCCAAGTTCTCCGTCGATGGCATGGCGCTGACCAGCAAAAGCAATACGGTAAGCACGGCGATTTCCGGGTTGACCTTGAATTTGCTCAGTGGCGGACCGACCGCCAGTTCAACCGTCACCGTGGCGCCGAACAACGATGGCCTGAAAGCCTCGATCCAGAAATTCGTCGATGCCTATAACGCGATCGCCAATAGCATCACCGCACTGACCAAGCCGTCGCTCGACAGTGATGGGAAGCTGACGGTGTCGGCAAAATTGACGGGTGACGCGTTGCCGCGCGCGCTGCTGGCATCGATTCGAACGCCTTTGTCTGAAACCGGCGCTGGCGACAAGCTGACGTCGCTGGCCCAGTTGGGTATTACCACCGACCAGAAGACGGGCGCGTTGAACTTCGATACCACCAAGTTCAACACGGCGATGAACGACAAGAAGCTCAGCGGTGAAGTCCAGACGTTGTTCACTGGCACCAATGGCCTGCTGGAGCGCATGGGCAAGGCCATCGAACCCTACAGCCAGACGGGCGGCATCCTCGATCAGCGCACTACGGCGCTGACCAGGACCCAGACCCGCCTGAAGAACGATCAGGAGGCTTTGGATCGCCGGGTCGAGACCCTGACCGCCACGCTGACCAAAAAGTACAACGACATGGATACCCTGGTCGGCAAGCTGAAGGCGACTGCGAGCAACATCACCTCGATGTTCGAAGCATTGACGGCGCAACAGAAAAACAGCTGA
- a CDS encoding flagellar protein FlaG — protein sequence MDMSVKLNLSYPAAKPAPTVADKPVEKPQADVATVTPVKEAPKDAAAEQDKLKKAVQEIEKFVQSVKRNLEFSIDEPSGKVVVKVIASGSGEVIRQIPNEEVLKLANSLNDANSLLFSAEA from the coding sequence ATGGATATGAGCGTGAAGCTGAACTTGTCTTATCCAGCGGCGAAGCCGGCACCTACAGTGGCCGACAAGCCCGTGGAGAAGCCTCAAGCCGACGTTGCTACCGTGACCCCGGTCAAGGAAGCTCCTAAGGACGCTGCCGCCGAGCAGGACAAACTCAAGAAGGCCGTTCAGGAAATCGAGAAGTTCGTCCAGTCGGTCAAGCGCAACCTGGAGTTTTCTATTGACGAGCCTTCAGGCAAAGTAGTGGTCAAGGTGATTGCCAGTGGTTCCGGTGAAGTGATTCGCCAGATCCCGAACGAAGAAGTTCTGAAACTGGCCAACAGTTTGAATGATGCAAACAGCTTGTTGTTCAGCGCCGAAGCCTGA
- a CDS encoding flagellin domain-containing protein, with amino-acid sequence MALTVNTNVTSLNVQKNLNKASDALSTSMTRLSSGLKINSAKDDAAGLQIATRMTSQIRGQNMAIKNANDGISMAQTAEGAMQEQTNILQRMRELAIQSRNDSNSADDRIALNKEFSQMSDELTRIANSTNLNGKNLMDGTASTMTFQVGAENGSDNQITLTLSASFDAATLGVDSAITIVGSDSATSETNFSAAMDAITSAIDTINSARADLGAAQNRLNSTISNLQNINENASAALGRVQDTDFAAETAQLTKQQTLQQASTSVLAQANQLPSAVLKLLQ; translated from the coding sequence ATGGCTTTAACAGTAAACACTAACGTCACATCGTTGAACGTTCAGAAGAACCTGAACAAGGCTTCCGATGCTCTGTCCACTTCGATGACCCGCCTGTCTTCCGGCCTGAAAATCAACAGCGCCAAAGACGACGCCGCCGGCCTGCAGATCGCTACCCGTATGACCTCGCAAATCCGCGGTCAGAACATGGCGATCAAAAACGCCAACGACGGTATCTCCATGGCGCAGACCGCTGAAGGCGCGATGCAGGAGCAGACCAACATTCTGCAACGTATGCGTGAACTGGCCATCCAGTCCCGTAACGACAGCAACAGCGCAGATGACCGTATCGCTCTGAACAAAGAGTTCTCGCAGATGAGCGACGAACTGACCCGTATCGCCAACAGCACCAACCTGAACGGCAAGAACCTGATGGACGGCACCGCGAGCACCATGACCTTCCAGGTCGGTGCTGAAAACGGTTCTGACAACCAGATCACCCTGACTCTGAGCGCCAGCTTCGACGCCGCAACCCTGGGTGTTGACTCGGCAATCACCATCGTTGGTTCCGACAGCGCTACTTCGGAAACCAACTTCTCGGCCGCCATGGATGCAATCACCAGCGCGATCGACACCATCAACAGTGCTCGTGCCGACCTCGGTGCTGCCCAGAACCGTCTGAACAGCACCATCTCCAACCTGCAGAACATCAACGAAAACGCCAGTGCTGCACTGGGTCGCGTACAAGATACCGACTTCGCTGCTGAAACTGCACAACTGACCAAGCAGCAGACTCTGCAGCAAGCGTCTACCTCGGTTCTGGCCCAGGCCAACCAACTGCCATCCGCTGTACTGAAGCTGCTTCAGTAA
- a CDS encoding ketoacyl-ACP synthase III: protein MIGIKSIASYVPTAGVDNYAQGAKFEKDEEFILGKIGSAFLPRKDADQETSDLCVEAVNALFANNPQLSRESIDALIVVTQNGDEEGLPHTAAIVQDKLGLPTHVAAFDISLGCSGYVYGIYALKGFMEAAGLKNGLLVTADPYSKIVDPEDRNTTMLFGDAATATWMAEGASWQLGKAKFGTDGSGAPHLKVSDGVFFMNGRQVFNFALLKVPAHLHELLDESSLQASDIDAFCIHQGSAAIVDAVARRFEGEPEKFIKDMVETGNTVSSSIPLLLEKHVLDADWKRVAISGFGVGLSWGSAILYRD, encoded by the coding sequence ATGATTGGCATAAAAAGCATAGCGAGTTATGTGCCGACCGCTGGTGTGGATAACTACGCTCAGGGTGCCAAATTCGAGAAGGATGAAGAGTTCATCCTTGGCAAGATCGGTTCGGCGTTCCTGCCGCGCAAAGACGCTGACCAGGAAACTTCGGACCTGTGTGTCGAAGCAGTGAATGCATTGTTCGCCAACAATCCGCAGCTTTCGCGCGAATCCATCGACGCGTTGATCGTTGTCACCCAGAACGGTGATGAAGAAGGGTTGCCGCACACGGCCGCCATCGTGCAGGACAAGCTCGGGTTGCCGACCCATGTGGCGGCGTTCGATATATCGCTGGGCTGCTCGGGCTATGTATACGGCATTTATGCCCTGAAAGGCTTCATGGAGGCCGCAGGGTTGAAGAATGGGTTGCTGGTGACCGCCGACCCGTATTCGAAAATCGTCGACCCTGAAGACCGCAACACCACCATGTTGTTCGGCGATGCCGCTACGGCTACCTGGATGGCCGAGGGCGCCAGCTGGCAGTTGGGCAAGGCCAAGTTCGGCACCGACGGTTCCGGCGCGCCACACCTGAAGGTCAGCGACGGGGTGTTTTTCATGAACGGTCGCCAGGTGTTCAACTTTGCCTTGCTGAAAGTACCGGCTCATTTGCACGAACTGCTGGACGAATCCTCATTGCAAGCCAGCGACATCGACGCATTCTGTATCCACCAGGGCAGTGCGGCGATTGTCGATGCCGTGGCAAGGCGTTTCGAGGGGGAGCCTGAGAAATTCATCAAGGACATGGTCGAGACCGGCAATACCGTGTCGTCGAGCATTCCGCTGCTGCTGGAAAAGCATGTTCTGGATGCTGACTGGAAGCGCGTGGCGATCAGTGGTTTCGGTGTGGGCCTGTCGTGGGGCTCGGCGATTCTGTATCGCGATTGA